In a single window of the Nicotiana tomentosiformis chromosome 8, ASM39032v3, whole genome shotgun sequence genome:
- the LOC104120147 gene encoding E3 ubiquitin-protein ligase ATL23-like, whose product MILTVFLALFLPCVGMSVVFLVYICLVWYAATYHHSSTHQNQPVKPTKENGLSAEQLDKLPKIKGKELVLSNDCAVCLENIESEQQVRLVPGCNHGFHLECADTWLSKHPFCPVCRSKLELELFNTSPECNSC is encoded by the coding sequence ATGATTCTTACAGTGTTTCTTGCACTTTTTCTTCCTTGTGTTGGTATGAGCGTTGTTTTTCTGGTTTACATCTGTTTAGTTTGGTATGCAGCAACTTACCACCACTCTAGTACCCATCAAAATCAACCTGTGAAGCCCACAAAAGAAAATGGTCTTTCAGCTGAACAACTGGATAAACTCCCCAAAATCAAAGGCAAAGAATTGGTTTTAAGCAATGATTGTGCAGTGTGTTTAGAGAATATTGAAAGTGAACAACAGGTCAGATTGGTTCCTGGTTGTAATCATGGATTCCACCTTGAATGTGCTGATACGTGGCTTTCAAAACACCCCTTTTGCCCTGTTTGCCGAAGCAAGCTTGAGTTAGAGCTCTTTAATACTTCTCCTGAATGCAACTCCTGctga